In Tenacibaculum sp. 190524A02b, the genomic stretch TCACCTTTAATATCATAGTTGCATCTCCATAATATTCAGCTACAGTATCTTTTTGATATAATTCATTAGAATTTGGAATCAATTTTACAATTCTATTATTTTTGGTTGCAAATTTTTTCACTTTTTTAAGATCACCCTTAACCATTTCTGTTAGAGAACAATATATTTCATCTACTTCATTTTCTAAAGTATAAGAAAAACTTTTCTTTAATGTTCCTAAGTACTCTTTATCATTATTCTTCGTATCTGAAAAAAAACCACAATATTGATATCCTAATTCTTTATTCATTTTAAATAAATCTATTAGCTTTTTTGCTGAACTATCGTTCCCTAAGACAATAACTTTTCTATAATTATTACCTAATCTTCTGTATTTTTTTAAAATAAAAACACCTAAAATTTTACTGACGCTTATAGATATAAAAAGAATTAATAATGTTTTGAATTGATTGTCAACTATAACTCCTTCTCTAAAAATAGAAAAATAGGTAAAAAACCCTAAAGCAAATATTAAAAATTGCCTTATTAATAAATTTACTATTCTCAAAAATGTAGTAAAACGAAAAACTTTATAAAAATTAGTAAATAATGAGGATGTAACCCAAAACAAAGATATATATCCTAAAAAATTTAGATTTAAGTATTCTTTATCTTTTACTAAAAAGACTACTAAATAAATTATTAGTAAATCAACCAACAAAAAGGCTATG encodes the following:
- a CDS encoding exopolysaccharide biosynthesis polyprenyl glycosylphosphotransferase is translated as MKKRYSKYINIAFLLVDLLIIYLVVFLVKDKEYLNLNFLGYISLFWVTSSLFTNFYKVFRFTTFLRIVNLLIRQFLIFALGFFTYFSIFREGVIVDNQFKTLLILFISISVSKILGVFILKKYRRLGNNYRKVIVLGNDSSAKKLIDLFKMNKELGYQYCGFFSDTKNNDKEYLGTLKKSFSYTLENEVDEIYCSLTEMVKGDLKKVKKFATKNNRIVKLIPNSNELYQKDTVAEYYGDATMILKVKKMPFELNENRIIKRIFDIIFSSLVCIFVMSWLYPLLFILIKLESKGPAIFKQKREGLHGGEFVCYKFRSMRLNDMADKVHASKNDSRVTKIGAFLRKTSLDEFPQFFNVFLGSMSVVGPRPHMNEQSSKFTKEVRNYMKRKEVKPGITGLAQISGYRGEIIKKSDIENRVRLDIFYIENWSLALDIKIVFQTFFNVFTGEEKAY